From the genome of Hathewaya histolytica, one region includes:
- the pyrF gene encoding orotidine-5'-phosphate decarboxylase: protein MIIDRLYESVEKKGHVCLGLDTDLTYIPEYYVKKFNSIGDAIFNFNKAIIDKTFDVVACFKVQIAYYEAYGIEGIKAYSKTLKYIKEKGALSIADIKRGDISKTASMYAKAHFTGAFESDFVTLNPYMGMDSIEPYLDYIRNSEKGVFVLIRTSNKGAEDVEYIETKAGRRVYNVVGEKVHNMGLDYLGNCGYSSIGGVVGCTHQEEGKEIRNTLNKTFFLIPGYGVQGGTAKDVSVYLKNGNGGVVNSSRGIILSYKKKAGGELEFANCAREAVIKMRDEILKELSK, encoded by the coding sequence ATGATAATAGATAGATTGTATGAAAGTGTAGAAAAAAAAGGTCACGTATGTTTAGGCTTGGATACGGATTTAACATATATACCAGAGTATTACGTTAAAAAGTTTAATTCAATTGGAGATGCAATATTTAATTTTAATAAGGCTATTATAGATAAAACATTTGATGTAGTTGCTTGTTTTAAAGTTCAAATAGCCTATTATGAAGCTTACGGTATAGAAGGAATTAAGGCATATAGCAAAACTTTAAAATATATAAAAGAAAAAGGGGCTTTATCCATAGCTGATATAAAAAGAGGGGATATTTCAAAAACTGCATCTATGTATGCAAAGGCACATTTCACAGGAGCCTTTGAAAGTGATTTCGTAACATTAAATCCATATATGGGAATGGATAGTATAGAACCATATCTAGATTATATAAGAAATTCTGAAAAGGGAGTATTTGTTCTTATTAGAACTTCAAATAAAGGTGCAGAAGATGTGGAGTATATAGAAACTAAGGCTGGTAGAAGGGTTTATAATGTAGTAGGAGAAAAGGTTCACAATATGGGATTAGATTATCTAGGCAATTGTGGATACAGTTCCATAGGGGGAGTTGTAGGCTGTACTCATCAAGAAGAGGGAAAAGAAATAAGAAATACTTTAAATAAAACATTCTTTTTAATACCTGGCTACGGAGTTCAAGGAGGGACAGCTAAGGATGTATCAGTATACTTAAAGAATGGAAATGGTGGAGTTGTAAACTCATCGAGAGGAATAATTCTAAGCTATAAGAAAAAAGCAGGTGGAGAATTAGAATTTGCAAACTGTGCGAGAGAAGCGGTTATAAAAATGAGAGACGAAATTTTAAAGGAACTTAGTAAATAA